The following DNA comes from Anopheles arabiensis isolate DONGOLA chromosome 3, AaraD3, whole genome shotgun sequence.
ACTTACGTTATTACAGTTTCTTCGACGACGGAACCGACGACGTCTTCTAGTCGATCGTGGTTGGAATGAGGATTCCGATGacatgttttgatttgttgaaGTATCTCGCCGTGCATTTTCGCCGTGGAACCGCCGTGTCGTAGCATTCGCAGTGTTGTAACGCATTGCGTTCCTTCTTTCTCTGTTGTAGTCCATCGTTTTCGCATTCCTCACTTCTTCACTGTACTGCTCCGGCAGACAGTTTGGGGTTTTACGCTGTTTTGCGGCCCGAAAAGTTTACctttttggatgaaaaaacatatttgtacGACAGAGGTAGCGTATTTGTGTGGCAGTGTCTCCGTCATCCACTAGTGCCCTAGCCTTTGATGTATCTTTTTCCTGTTGCGCAGGAATATTTGCGCATATGTAGCCTCCGTTTCCGTTTCCGTAGGAATTAGGTGGGATTGTGCCCCGTGTGGAAGTAACTGCTATTGAGATACAACCAACTACCCTGTAAATGGGAGTGACAGTGAGATAAGCATAGTCTGTAGCAAAGATTATTTGCTCAGAATAAGAACTGCTTGATTTTAAGGACATCAGAAAGAATTTATTCTCTTAGCCTTGAATTAATTCCCATAGAATGTATAGATTTGATgtatcaataataataaaaaataatgtttttttatgataaccAATAACGTAGACGAAGTCAAAAACACGATGGAGCaggtttttttcgtttaacaTTCCAACTGAGTTCGGCCGATTTCGGACAACTGCTATCGATTCCGATACCAACCCCTAAAGCTGACAACTagaccgattccgattcctaGACGACTCCGACACTGAACGGCTATGGGCGGTTCCGGCGGTATTGCGTTCGGTGTTGGACTTTCGGAGTCGATTACAGATGTTTGTCAAATTTTCTCAATAATCATCACGGTATTAACTTTCGACCCCGAGGTCTCAAAACAGATTCAAAACCTATTCCCATCCTAGACCTGTTTCCGTAGTCATACTGAATTTATCAAGGTAAATCACGGTGCTTCCATGTCTAATATAATCTGTTCTGGTCCTGATACTTGTCCCGGAATTATTTCAATCGATCCAATGCACTTTCAATAAATAACGCAGTGTTGAAATTAATACCTTAGCAGTTCCGACAAAGGTACCAATCGCAAAACCAGGTCCTGGCACCGGTCACTAACCGAAACAAATGTGATACAATGAAATGTGTGGAAGCGTCAGTCGTCCGCGATCTGTTTCGATGCGCGTCCTGCTTTGAACTAGCTTTATGAGGTATTCTGATGTAGTGATGGTCGATCGTCCCAGCTCCTTGTTCCGTGATGTGATCCCATCCGAATTGATCTATTTCGATCTTCTTTGCACCGCTAACCTttcccaattgacattttcgagttcTAAAATCGGGGTTTTGAGCtatttcccttaaactggcaCCTTAAACATCCCTTAAACAGCAACCAGTTCAAGGAACTTTTAGAACAAGCCCTTTAAAATCGACTGTGAGGTGTATTTTTCAATGCTTTCTTCTCTATCGTTTGAGTCATAACGTTTCCAATGCTTATTACTGCCCAAAAAAACCAAGATACGGAAAACGCCACCTATTTCATGTACTAAAAATCCAGTTGCATCGAACAAAGCCAAAACACTGTCAGGTTTGGTGAGTTAAACCATACGGCCACAGAAGCGGCCACTTCAATGATGTTTAAGTAGGTTTTTATACACGGGTAATTAATTTGCTAAACATGTTTCACCCCAAAATGTGTTTAACTATGCAAAGGAAGCGATTAAACGTGTGAGTTTAATTtcgtttgttgtaaaacatatttttgtgtgtttgtttacttgcaaATGGACTCATCCATTTCGCTGGTCAGtgcacagtttttagatttaTAATATTGACGAAGTTATGCTGTGATGTAAGTGAATGAGTTAAAGTGTTCGATGTGTAAAAATCCTGTTAAGCATTTTGACCCTAGCCCGCATGTCAACATGTTTGGAAAAGGTGGTTCAAGCGTGGGCAAGGTCAATACATCTTacacctgttctcactttcctctgaatcgttatccggttgctatggatcgcaatccatgagaatggatcgcaatcaactacgtctgaatcgttttcagctacgtttggatcgttttcagctacgtttggatcgctcTCAGCTACCTTTAGATTTTACGTTAGCTGGCGCAAATTTTGTTGCGGCGCAACCGTTTATTCAGTGACCGCGGGACACATTTGCATTCCAAGGAaagaattaaataattaatgcattcaattgtaaaatctaatcacttttttatgtgaAGCTTACATCACCATTCATActttattgattatttgaccaaacttttccgaacaaacatgcacaatcttcttctttttggcgtgACGACATACGTAGTCATTCAGTCCTGTTTAGGCTTTCGAGATTTAGCCGGATATTCCTTCTTTGCTATGGAGGGACGGTCTGGTTGGGAATCTATTCTGATGCATAGAAGCCGATAAATCTGTCAAATGTTATTCATTGCTTAAAAATGGGGTTTCAGAATTCAATGAGAAGCTCTCAATTGGGTTCAAACAAAGAACAATatgaaattgttgcttttcataTCGTCTGTTATGATGTGAATCGTGAGGTACGCCAAGCGGTCACTAAATAAACTATGCGCCGCAACAAAATTTGCGCGAGCTAACGTAAAATCCAAAGGTAGCTGAgagcgatccaaacgtagctgaaaacgatccaaacgtagctgaaaacgattcagacgtagttgattgcgatccattctcatggattgcgatccatagcaaccggaAAACGATtcagaggaaagtgagaacaggtgtATTAGAAATGACAGCCTcaattgttctaaaatttggtgggttgacgactgaatcgaccaccactaacccacgtgggtttgaagAGAGTGTACAGTGGGTTAAGGCCGATTGGGTTGCCACCGCcctcagtgattctcttgagaacgaatggggtaggaaagagagaacgagtaCGAGATGTGATACGCCgcttcccaagtgccacaaatccactaaacgaccactaaacggcttctaaatgACTCAAGCattctacctaaacggaatatagaaagacttcgtttagcagacggcaaacgactcatgcattctaaaaatagcaaaaaagctggtggcgccatctgtttgtgggttatctgtcaaatcccatataaaaatttgacaaaccgtccgataaaatcgcatgcgaaaaagcgttgccaccgcccttaaCCTTAagctgtggcgcttgggttattgcaatgaaataaaagagtgataacagtCGCACGAGAaattgtcgctctcatcgctctcttgccttgccctacgtgctcactcgataaactgtgacgtcaggccagCGGTGAAAGTGTTAAGCACATATCAAAATCTCGCTACAATTCTCTTTTGGTGTAAACGTACCTTCATGCAACATACATCATATTCGCTGCCTGGGTCGCTGCACCAGCTGTCAACCAAAGGTCTGTTGACGTTTTACTGcagtgaaaaataaaagaaaaaagtcTATCGCTTGATTCATCATattcttgggtgtgtgtgatcgTTTCCCGATAGTTTATCTCATGTAACTACCTCCGAAAAAAGTGTTTCAGCAAGAAAAAGTATTGTTAATATATGCGTGCTACTTTCAGCAGCAAGCGTCACAATGGCCAAAAACACATCCAGCTCGGCGTTCCGAAAGATCGACGTTGACCAGTACAACGAGGACAACTTTAAGGAGGATGACGCGGATCAGGCCTCCAGCGGGATGATTGTGCCGGATGAGGCCGAAATCAACTCGCTGCTGAATTCATATCCTTTTCCAAAGCACAATCTTTCTGATTTCTGACTACAATTTCAAATGCCCGAGATGATCTCTTTTTTCCTTAACTCAATATTTCGCTTTCCTCTTCTGCACGGGCCGCAATATTGATGCACTTAAAACCGTCCTCCAGAATGCACCGCTGATGTGCAAAAACCAGCAGGTGAAGGACAATGCGCTGAGCCTCACGTTGCGTGTGCTGCTGTCGATTAAATCGTCCCAGATCGATGCCGCCATCGAGTCGCTGGACGATCCGGAACTGTGCGACGTGCTGATGAAGTACATCTACCGCGGGTTCGAAATTCCCTCGGAAGGTTCGAGCGGACACCTGCTGACCTGGCACGAGAAAGTGTTCGCCAAGGGAGGAGTAGGAAGCATCGTCCGGGTGCTGTCGGATAGTGCACGCGCATAAGTCGGTTTCATTTTCTCTACGAGGAATTGGAAATCAGCAATCgtaccagagagagagagaacaaagtcatttttcatctttttgaaAGTTATTTCTTCCTTTTAGATAGCTGCTGCACAGTTTTAGCATTTTGTTTGTGAAAGTATTTCTTTTTGCCGTACAGTTTTTCCTCGATCGTACATCCGACAGCCGCATAAAGGAGAGATAGGCGCGGCGGTTGTGATTGtggtttattttgaatttgttaAATAAATAGGCGATATATTGAAAACAGGAGAACAAAGATTGTGAAATTAGGGGGAAAATGATGCATTAAAGATGACACAAACTTAAGAACCGATTAAATGTAATCTAAAGGGAAAATTAGATGTCCCATTTGCCAGCATGGGATCGAGCATATTTTCTTtcttaattcaatttcatttaaatcatTCACTACTAGCGGAGATTGAGGAAGGAAAAACGAATGTTGAATATCATGTTTTATATTATTCGGTTCATGTTTTTAGGGCTTGCCTTCACAGGGGGACACAGTGTCACGCGCGATTTTTACTGTCTTTTGGTGTCTTCCACTAATAACTTTCCTACAGCATCTATTTAAACAGCAGAAATGAAATGCACAGTCACAATTAAAAGGCCAAACAGCTATAGCACCCAGACCCTCTGGTTTCCTGCGGTACTAAACAGCACGAAACGGAGACAAAAGATTATCCATACAAAAATGCCGCTCCTCTTCGTTCTACTATTCCACTGTCACTACACATTGAGCTAACTAGAATTTTGCAAAACCGTACTGACCACCCCTTTTCCCCGGTATGGTGCGAACAAAAGCGATGAGATTTTCACAAAAttaacacacaaaacccacGATTGGAGCGTAATGTATTGTAAGTGCGACCAGGAAGGGGAGCATAATTTAGTGACACATAATTTAGAACTCCAGGATGTTCTGCTGTGTCTAAGGTTCAGATTTTCCAAATCAAGAGAGCGAAATGTTCCGTGCTTACCAAACTGGAAGAATGGAAATGGTCCTAATGACCCTTTTTAGCTGGAGATGACTGGGGGAAtggaatcgtttttttttttttgtatctgtaCACCCTTCCAAATTTGGCCCTAGGTAGCATCTGGATGGTGTGTTTGGACTAGTAAAAGCATTTCCGCCATACGTTCGCAGATTTGCAGCACATTTTGCGCCGCGTTCGCTTTCCATTCTTCTATGCTGCAATGTAATCGGAAGGCGGATAGATTGGTAGTGTAATATCGAGTGCAGTTTGACAATAGAGAGGGAAAAGGGAGATGGGAAAACAGCACGATAAGGAAACACgatattttttaaaggaaGTGTCGCCCCTTCGCTACGTTATCTAAACGCTTTGGagggcgtgcgcgcgcgcgtttgtctACAGAATTATGCTCGAAAAATCAAACGGCGTGTTTTATAACATTAAAGATTACGCATACGCGCTACTTGCTGCTCCTTTGCCCCGTTTATGACACTGTGTACTTGCGTACTCTCTTGTTTCCTTCCATTGCGTGTCATATAATTTAGCAAAGTACAATATTTATagaatttaacatttttcacGAATGCGTCACGCAACGAAtacactttctctcttttatcTTTGTCTCCTCAAACGGGGTTTTACGGGAAAAGAAGTTACCTATTCCTCCGTCATTTGtatggcgcgcgcgcgtgtgcagTGTGTATGATTTctaatttaatcaaaaatgtTCATCGCATCGTAAGATGCTTAACTACAAACGAAGGTGCAGCGCGTGTGTCCAAGCACAAACACTTTAAgctatgcacacacacacacacacacattaaccctctctctctctttctcttccaccGAGCGCACACAATGTGGCTTCCAACACACATTACAGTTTAACGGTATCACTCtccatctttttgttttttataccAGCACCGGAAACGCGCATCAAAACGGCCACTTCCGCGTGGTGTGGCGTTGTTTGGTGTATTTGGTGTGCGAGAATAAATAGCATTACTAGAGAACGGCGAGCGCGACCGCGAGACTGCTTACCACATGTGCGTTTCCCGGATCTCGCTAATGATGTGGTTGGCGCGGGTCAGTgcctacaaaaaaacaagaacgcgGTTAAAAACAACAGTCGTTCCAACGCCGTGTAAGGAATGTTGGCCTTTTTACCTTCAACATGTCGCTTGCCTCCTTGCGCCGGATCGAGATGTGATCGGACTCGTTCAGCAGCTCGTTCGCCGAGTCGGACTTGTACAGATGCGTGACCAGCTCCGACTGCAGGTTGTCCTTGACGAAGTTGACTAAGAAATGCATGATGGCCTTCGGTACGGAGTCTTGGATCGATTTCCGCACGATGTAGAAGTACGATTTGATCAAGCGTTCTGGAAAAGGAGGAGGTTGGGAGGGAGgcataacaaacaacaaagcaagTTAATTCACGGCAATTAAAGAAATATGCTTTCTAATCTCGTCATAACAACGAGATCAAACCACACTACTACGCTCGGTATCCAACCAACCCGCTGGACCGTGTTAAAGTGAAACAAGCTTTAAGCCACACACTGTGCACAtacaaactagtgatggggaaaaatggcttcggctccagaattggttccggaatcgggtCCGGatttggttccggaatcgacacCGAAATCGGAATTACAATGTATTGATGTTGGGGTACAATAATGATATGTATTGATAgtcgcaaagaatcaaaatttacttgtaaacgatccattcgcTTGGAGATTCCCTGAGTGATTTCGCTTCTAAAACTTCTTATtaattcaattcaagaactgattctcattctgaAGCTAATTCCTATTCTGGAATCGATCCTGATTCTGCtaccggagcaaattgtgATTTCCAGGTCGATTCGAATAGAAGTCAACtgcggaattggctccgaaatgaACCCcggagtcggctccggaatggaCTCTGGAATCGACTCTAAAATCGACTCAgaaattg
Coding sequences within:
- the LOC120904586 gene encoding actin-related protein 2/3 complex subunit 5-C — protein: MAKNTSSSAFRKIDVDQYNEDNFKEDDADQASSGMIVPDEAEINSLLNSGRNIDALKTVLQNAPLMCKNQQVKDNALSLTLRVLLSIKSSQIDAAIESLDDPELCDVLMKYIYRGFEIPSEGSSGHLLTWHEKVFAKGGVGSIVRVLSDSARA